Part of the Besnoitia besnoiti strain Bb-Ger1 chromosome Unknown contig00015, whole genome shotgun sequence genome is shown below.
GGAGGAAAAGCGGAAAACGGAAACGCAGGCAACGGACTCCTGGTAGGTTGGTGTAAAAAGGATGCATTAAATGTGCGCAGCTCTTTCAAGACGCAGCGTGAGCTCGAGAGTCACGAATGCCGACAACGAGTCGGGCGGAGGCCGGAAGAAGacagggcgccgcgcagagtccTTCACATCTGCCGTTTGCTAAAGAGATGCTGCTTCGCTTCACAGAAAGGCAGAAAATGAGATAGAATGGGGAGGGACTTGCAGAAAAGAGTGCAAAGGTATATGGACGTCCCTGCGAgactgaagaagagagaggaatgGACCGCAAATCCGAGAAAAGGCTGCGAGACAACGCTCGGTCTACGCCGGGGGAACCAGAAGAGGAAAGCCGACAGCAACGATGCAGAAggcagcaggaagaagagacgttGCTTCTGTATTACTCTGCAGATTCGAAAAACAAAAagcagggagaagaaaacgaagtcTCTCCCCACTTTCTTCCGCCATTCGAAAGCTCACAGACAGACATGCGCGTACATGCAGCGGCCTCCTGCACTTCCCGATGTGTGATGTTGCGCGTTGTCTGCAATAAATCCTGTGAAGCAAGGGATCCGAGAAGTCCACTTTGTTCTATTTTCGCTGGCTAGCGAGGTCGCCCTATGAtcagaaacagagagagcggaggagggaACTCCATGAATGGCGAGCTTGGCGCAGAGCTGGGCGTGTTGCCACACTAGCGGAGTGCGCGTACCTATCGCACCCGCGACGACGCTACGGAAGCAACAGGGACGATGCATACACAGAAAAACAGTGGAATAAGCAGAGTTCTGGAGTCTCTTGCAAGGCAACACACAGACATGTTCAACTTTTGGGCCCTCAAAGAAAAATGGAGGCTCCCCTCCCCCTTTTTTTTCAGGGGGAGCGAATGTATACGCCAACAAAAAGATCTTCGAATTAGAGTTCGCTGGCGTGAGGGAAGAGACACGACGTTCTTCTAGTTGTCAATGGTCGTGTGTAGGAAGCACGAAAATAGGGCGCTACTTGCAGCGGAATCTGACCCAAACTGTGGTGTAAGTGTGTCAAACATGAGGGGGATCAGGTACGGTGGCGCAGACGACCTGGAGCACCCGGGCGCGGTCTCGGTGTATTTGTTTACCTTGTTTATACGCTGCCGTATTTACCCGTCTGAGAGGCTCATTGGGATGCTAGTGTGCTACAGTCATAATGAACAAGGGTTGTCTATAACGCAGAGTCGGACTCATAGTCGGTATCCTGGGAACTATACCTGGGCATAGTGGAGTTCTGTAGCCTGTAGAATGTGATCGTCGGGGGCCGTTAGACTGCAGTATCCCTCTTATGCATTGCAAGCATTGGCGACGCACACCGCTCAAGTTGGACGTGTAGCCCAGTGTTTCCTCCCCGGTCTATGGCTGCATATGTCACACTCTTTTGCGAGGTACCATACAGAATGAGACTGTGCCCGTCCTGTGTGACGTGGGAGGCATCGTACGGAAGAAATCCAGTTctctggcgcgcctgcgctcccCGTTACACAAGTTACCGGGTCGGTAGAAGAATCCCTTTTGTCGATCTCTGCTCAGTACGCGCCGCATAGAGCCGCAGCCACGCTAGGTTTCAGCTGTAGAAGAATCCCTTTTGTCGATCTCTGCTCAGTACGCGCCGCATAGAGCCGCAGCCACGCTAAGTTTCAGCTGTAGCCAGAAATTATGAGCGGTCTTCTTTGTCGGCTGCCCTCGTCCTGCACGATGACCAGACCCTCTGTGGGACGGCCGCCGGAAAATAACTGGTGTCAACGAATACCGAGGGCAAggaaggcgctgcgaagCTGGGTACTTTGAATACGTGAAACTGTAACTGGAAGCACAGCTCTGTTTGGGTCCAGTTTGCTGAAATGAGAGGCCTCACACATTTGTGTGTTTGCTGAGAATCCTTTCCGCGATGCACGACTGGCATCCCACGCGTGGAAGCCTAAATCTCTTCCACTGCTCTCCAAGAGAAAGTGCCGTGACTTTTCATGTAGCATGCAGGTGTGGACAAATATGGGAAAAATCCGTCGCTCCATGTGGTTCTCTCCCCACGTATCAACTGCGTCTGCAAGAACGAGGGGCACGGGCAAAGGAGGATGACGGGGAAGGATGAGACAACAGAGGAACGGCGCATCCCCATCAAGCCAGAATTGCGCAGGACGTAAAAAAAAAGTAACAGAAaaaataaaaaaaaaaaaacagccCCGAGGGTCCCTGTAAAAGGAAGGGAACAAGCAGAGGAGCGCACAGGGGTCCAATTCGTGCACTTGTATGACTCGAGCTCGGCAGTAAACTGATGAAACCGGTTCAGACTATGCGCGCGTCGGAACCGAGTGACAAGGAAGAAAAACAACACGCACCCTGCGCGAGGCAACCGTCGTCTGCTTGTACGCAGCACCAGAAGCATCCCGAAGCCCCGATTCCACAGCAGACGTCCCGTTTACAATTTCACTTCCTCCCGCGTTGGTCATTCGCCTAGCAAACTGTACTCTTTCGGAATTAACAAGAGGGGCAGTGCAGGCGCCGAACGCATCATTCACAAGAGACTGGAGGAGGGTCCGCAGGTGAAGGGAAAACAGAGTGCAATAAGGCAGGGAGATCAGTCGAGCCGAGCGATGAGCACGGCCGTCCTGTGTAATCGACTTCTCTTACCGTCCTTATGCACgacctgcatgcgcagagtcCTGCCTTCgcatccgcgccgccgctacCTCTATGTATACCTACACGTAATTTCCTGCAAGCACGGTCCCACGTGCATGGAGCTGGAATGGCACACACACTAAGGCACGAATACACAAAGCATGCAGGCACGGAGCGCCAGCCGGTCCTCGGTTCGGATCACAATGAATCTTTAGGGGGGTTGCCCCTGACACCTACAACAAGTGAAAACACTCATACAAACGTTTTCAGATCCGTGCCGCTCAATGTAGAGCAACGTCGGTtgctctccttctcgtctggATCCCAAATAATGTCACATCACACTTGAATGCCACACTTCAACGGCTCAAAAAGGCTTCCTCCGTCGCGCAATCGAGACTCTGCCTACGGCGTCTCAATTTCCTTTGCCTCCCGCACGTCCAAGGCCTCGATAGCAGCCACTCGCGCTGCTGGGCTTCCTCCTACTCCGGGTCCGAATTTCAACACTCCATTCATTCTGCAAGGAGCAGACGTGGGTTACATCCAACGTCACCCCATCCAAGCCTCACGTTGGTTCTCGCACACGCCGTTCGGCCGTCACTGAAGCAGGCGTGTGGCCTTCCTGGCGAGAAAAGATGCGTTTCCTGTCGCTTTAGGACAGAACCATTTGTCCGCCCCTCTTCGCCTGTTCGAGAAGCTCTGTAACCCTGTGGTCTgtcgcgccctccacgctcgcgcgcttcgcatGGTACAGCAGTTTCTCCGTcctcggcgacgccgcgtggAACAGTGGAGATCTGACGCTCAGTCGCTCGGTGCTCACCGGCCCTGAACAGTCGGAAATGTCTCGGATGGCCTCGAAGGTGTCCCCCTTCttcagcgacgcgcgggacGCGCCCTTTCGCATGCTGTGTAGGCGCTTGGTGTGGCTGTGCCTCATGTCGGTCGACCCCGACGCCACACTCAGGTTGTCGCTGCATTGTCGCTCACAGCAGgtggagaagaagcagcttGCTGCCCTCACGCGGGCCGAAGacggggaggcgcggcgccgtcctTTCTGGCTGTGCATGCCGTTAACCGTTGAGTGTTCCCGCGAGATGTCAACTTGCCTGTAAGACTCGCTCGCCGGAATGCTTCCAGCCTTGGAGCCAAGACTCGAACCCCGGACATCCGCGCCGATGAGCTCCGTGACCATCTCTGGGCTTTGTTGAGACCCTGGAGCTTGCGAGTGTCTCCACATGACCGTCGACGAGCAGTCCGATCCAGCCGAACGGTGCGACAGGCCAGCGTGATGTCGGCGGTTCCACTGGCAAGCAGGAGAGCTCAGACACGGCTTcacggcagccgcgcacggCATCTCGGCGGCGTCCTTGAACGCCGCGGCCAGGTACAGTTGCTCCTCCTCCGGAGTCATCGCCTGCGACCACGCTGGCTGAccagacgcgagaggcgccgacaGAGAATGCGGCTGGTGAGCACCGCTCTGGTGAGCCGAGGACATCCCGCGTCCCAAGATATGGGCGGCTGTAGGCAGATCCTGCGACTGAACAAAAAAGGCAAACAGAAGAAAAGTCCAGGTGCGAAagtggaggcgcggcaggaaCCGGGTCTGCGAGCCCCAGAAAGGGGGCAAAAACGCAAATTTCTGGGCGGCACAGTGGGAGACGGACAGGCAAACAAGTGCTACGCGGCCAGTGAACGCCGGAAGACCTTATAAAGGCCCAGAAACTCGaactgcgccgcgcggagaaaaacgaggGGCGTACtcggagagagcgagggacGAATTCCACCGGAGACGaagggggcgacggcgggccgGAAAAGACACTGCTCAGTCCTGGAGTCCTCGACGCAGCCTGTGTCTTTTCCACCTTGTTCACTTCCCACACGAAGTTGCGAAAGGCGCCCTGGTTTGGTGGCAGAAGTTCCTCAGGAAGCTCAGCGCCAAAGGCCAGTGAATAcaggcctcgcaggcgcactTTCTGCAACAACAAACAAGACGTCGGTATGGATCGCGTGAGTCGCACGGTAGTGGGGGTTGTGCGCCACTAATACAGAGCGTAAGTCCCCACTACGTGGCACGGAGCGAAAATCTCCGCCATGGGCGCAGAGTCctctgtgcgtgtgtgtcttctgcctcgcgcgtcggtGCATCCACTCTGCTGAACCGCCTCGTGCCGCACACTCTTCCGCCCacaggaagaaagagagcggGTGAGCAGattcgcccgcgcgcgcaagACCAGATCGGCTCAGCTGCGAGAAAGAAGTCACGGCAGTTCACGCTTCGCAGCAACGGTGGGCACGCGCAAGAGCCGTGACCGTCTGGGTGCAAGAATAAATCGCGCAGATTGCACGGTTCAATTTGACTCACCGCTTCTTCTGGGCTGAGAGCCTCGGACCTGGCGGAGCGCCCATCGACGGAGTTCGCTTCCGACGCCTTCTGCGACTCATGCCGAGACGAGCCGCGCCCTGGGGTCTCGGAGTGCGTAGCCCGAGCCGCGAGAAGagtggcgccgctgcctgtgccttcctgcgccttctctgcggctgctccACAGGGGGAGGAGCTGGCGCGTCTCGTAGATGTAGACTCCTGTTGTCCGTTTGCGGGCAAGGTCGCCGAGGCtcctgccgcaggcgagtcGCGGGGGGCGACCTTGGAAACGCCGGAGGGAAGGGCTCCTGCGGCTTGGTCCTCGCGGCCTGGGCAGAGAGGCCCGGAGACGCCGGCTGACTGCTTCTGCGGCTCGAGCGCGGGACAGGCGGTTGTCGTTTGCAGCTGTGTTGTGGCtgaagcgcaggcgcgggcgccggccgctgccTTGGCTTCAGCGAGCAGACTCTCTAGGCGGCTCACGGTGtcctgcagctcctcgacaAGCACGGCCTGGTTGTCCAGCGTAAACCTTTGTTCAAGCACTGTTGCTGTGACTTGCTGGAGATTCTGCGCAATGACAGCCTGCGGCCAGATGCCTCGCTTTTCGCGCGCGCACGACTGCGAGCGTCTGAACGGCGTCCCCAGGGCAGTATTCACCGGATTCGGGACAAAGAGCGAAATCCCGCCTTCTCTCGGGGTGCGCAGAAAcctctctcccttcgcgAAAGACCCGGCCCTGGAGAGGCCAACGAAGCCGTCCCGCCCTCGCTGAGTCTCTGACGATCCCAGGTGCTCGGGAAACTGTCCCTGATGCAGTCTATACACGTCCTTCCACTCCATCGGTTCCTCGCCTTCAACACAAACGCGGAGTCTTTGTTCCACTGTGCCGAGGTCGATGGCCAGGGGTTCGCACGGCTTCAGAGACACGCAAGAATCGTGCTTCAGTGCAGTCGAGGCTTGAGCCGCATTCGCAACGCCCGGTGTCCCTCCCTGGACGGATTTCCCGGCAGCCGCGACATCAGATCCAGAGAGGTACGCGAGGCTCAGCTCATAAAAGAAATCCGCGGGGACGGGCAAAGGCACCTTGCCCGCGGAAACCTCTGTAACCAGTCGCCTCAGAGAAAACACCTCCGCTCgagctcgcctgcgcggacacagagagacagacagcaaCGACAGTGCGCCCGATGCAGCGTGCCGCTGCGCTACACACATTCGTGTTGCCTATCCGCTTTCACGTGGGTAAGAGGCGTTAAGCTAAGGAACTTTCCGCCCGCAACGACTTGCGCTCCCGTCAGGCGACCCCGTCAGTGTGTCAATGCATACACAAATACACATGCCTCCAGGCCTGaatgcgcatgcatacacagACAGCCGGGACGACTGCAACCTGCGGAGGTCACCAGAAAAAAGAACGAAATTTACAGCGGATCGGTGCCCTACACAAAGCAAGGTACTTACTGCAATTCTACTATCAAAGCCGCAGACCTTGCTTCTGAAAAGAGACACAAGGGATGCATAGCAGAGGTGCATTCCACTTTGCCTCTCAAAATCTCCGTCCGTAAGCCTGCTGTCTCCCACTGCAGGACAGCTCCGGACGCTGACTGAAACACGGCAGAGCGGCCGGGACGCAGCCGGGGGAGACAATGTGGCTTTACACGCCCACTGAATGGAAAAAAACGAAATCCGAGCAGAAATCTCAGGGTAGGCCAGGGCGGTCGTCCCTCTCACTTCCCCGAACTGAAATGTGGCTGAGGAATCGCTTAGTCATCAAAAAAACCTACTTACGGTCTAGCTCCTCACCTGCCTGCTCGGCGCGAGCCTGCAGCCGGTTGACCGCCACCCCGGCGCCCTTAAGCGCGCAGAGCTCAGTTACGTCATTGCTTCCTGAAAAAGCCAAATAAAACTCACTCAAGCGTGTGTTTCACTGAGCAGAAAAAACACGGCTGGCGGGCAGATGAACGTGGCAGACAAGCAGGCCGCCGTGAGGCTAACAGTCTGCTAGTCGCCGACTGAAAGAAACCACCGCCAAATTTTCGTAGCTAAGGGAATGCAAGGAAACAGGTGATTCCCATAGCGCTGAAGGTCATGTGATGC
Proteins encoded:
- a CDS encoding uncharacterized protein (encoded by transcript BESB_029260), with amino-acid sequence MPSVFPQICLVLLVTPVPLASARKHLDCRRSLGSALLSAPAASDFRSSASKTLAWADCHSVEGRSPKKGTTDLPPAISCNVITMPVRGEKKSKPASSTVARLSPNALHDGEHARKTSTPVAVSKKKAAAVSTPSTAAHKKASAKEPKAVKAKFRDGGETVEKLKDSIANLEETLKQLQSGGSNDVTELCALKGAGVAVNRLQARAEQAGEELDQARSAALIVELQRARAEVFSLRRLVTEVSAGKVPLPVPADFFYELSLAYLSGSDVAAAGKSVQGGTPGVANAAQASTALKHDSCVSLKPCEPLAIDLGTVEQRLRVCVEGEEPMEWKDVYRLHQGQFPEHLGSSETQRGRDGFVGLSRAGSFAKGERFLRTPREGGISLFVPNPVNTALGTPFRRSQSCAREKRGIWPQAVIAQNLQQVTATVLEQRFTLDNQAVLVEELQDTVSRLESLLAEAKAAAGARACASATTQLQTTTACPALEPQKQSAGVSGPLCPGREDQAAGALPSGVSKVAPRDSPAAGASATLPANGQQESTSTRRASSSPCGAAAEKAQEGTGSGATLLAARATHSETPGRGSSRHESQKASEANSVDGRSARSEALSPEEAKVRLRGLYSLAFGAELPEELLPPNQGAFRNFVWEVNKVEKTQAASRTPGLSSVFSGPPSPPSSPVEFVPRSLRSQDLPTAAHILGRGMSSAHQSGAHQPHSLSAPLASGQPAWSQAMTPEEEQLYLAAAFKDAAEMPCAAAVKPCLSSPACQWNRRHHAGLSHRSAGSDCSSTVMWRHSQAPGSQQSPEMVTELIGADVRGSSLGSKAGSIPASESYRQVDISREHSTVNGMHSQKGRRRASPSSARVRAASCFFSTCCERQCSDNLSVASGSTDMRHSHTKRLHSMRKGASRASLKKGDTFEAIRDISDCSGPVSTERLSVRSPLFHAASPRTEKLLYHAKRASVEGATDHRVTELLEQAKRGGQMVLS